From Pseudobythopirellula maris:
TTGCTCAACGAGGCGCAGCGTCGCGGCGACCTGTGCGAGGCGACCGGCGCCACGACGGGCGCGATCCGCAACCGCAAGGTGGGCGACGCGGTCTGGCGGCTCGGGCCCGACAGCCCGGCGTCGGGGGCCCAGGTGGTGTTCGAGGCCAAGGACGCCGCCGGCTACAGCGAACGCAGCGCGCTCGACGAGCTAGAGATGGCCCGCAAGAACCGCCGCGCCGACTTCGGCGTGTTCGTCTTCGCCAAGCAGAACGCCCCCGAGGGGACGCGCCCCTTGGCCCGCTACCGCAACGACGTGATCGTGGTGTGGGACGCCGAGGACCCGGCGACCGACCCCTACCTGCTAGCCGCATTGGAGATCGCCCGGGCGTGCGTGATCGAGTTCGCCCGCGGCCGTGACCACGAGGAGGTCGACATCGAGGGGATCGAAAAGGCGATCAACGAGATCGAGAAACGCGCCGCCAACCTCGACGACATCTCGAAGTGGACCACCACGATCCAGTCGTCGAGCGAGAAGATCATGGAGCGCGTCCGCAAGGACCAGCTGGCGCTCGGCCGGCAGGTCGAGGTGCTACGCAAGAAGACCGCCGCACTGGGCGAGAGCAAGGCGTGATCGCCAAACGCTGTAAGGGCGCCCTGATTCAGGCCCCCGCCGCCTGGGCGGTGGGTGACCAGCGGATCTCGTTGAACACCCGCGCCATCACCTCCGGCGTCACGCTCGCGGCCCGCGCGCTGGCGCCGGCCAAGAGGGCGTAGTCCGCCAGCCGCGCCACGTGCCGCGGCTTGCCCTCGGCGAGCAGGTGCAGCCGCCTCAGCGCCGCGTCGGTGAAGACCGGCTCGTAGCGGCCCGCCTCGACCAGTTGCGTTTGCACCCAGCCGACCGTGTCCTCCTCGGTCCAGGCGGGCAGGTCGACCCGCAGGTCCACCAAGTGCAGCAACAGCTCGTTGAGCCGCGACAGCGCCGCGGGGCGCAGCGCCACGACGATCGTCCAGCGCGCCTCGGCGGTCTCCTCCAGCCGGGCGAGCCGCGCCAGCATCCGCTCGCCGTCGGGGCCGAGCTGGTCGGCGTCGTCGACCAAGAGCAGCGTCGAACGCCGCTGCCAGCGGTTCTCGGCCAGGCGGTCTTCCACCCGGCGGAACAGGCGGGCCGCGTCGTCGGCGCCATCGGCGCCGGCGCCCAGGCCCGTCGCCAATCGCCACAGCAGCTCGCGCGGCGAGAGCCCCAGGCCGTCGACGCGGACCGCCTCGACCCCTTGGTCGCGTTGCTCGCGCTCGATCGCCGCCAGGGCGACCGACTTGCCCACGCCGCACTCGCCGACCACGGCGCCCAGGCGGCGACGCTGCTGCACGAGGTAATCGACCCGCGCGGCCGCCTCGTCGAGCGGCTGGCTCGGGTAGGGCTCGTCGACGCCCGGCGTGGTGGAGAAGGGCGAGGCCTCGAGGCCCCAGTGCTGAAGGTACATGCGTGTCGCCTGACGGTTCGGTTCGCGGCGCCAGCCCTGCGCAGGACGGGCCCTCTTCGTCATAATCGGCGCCAACCGAACCCGACTTCACTCGCTGGCGCCGCTGGCGCCCACATTGGTGGGCAACATCGATGTGGGGACGGTGAAAAATTCCAGCGCGCCGGGCGGCATTCGCAGCCAACACGACTTTCAATCCCAACCGGGCCTGCTTTGGGCGACCGCTTCTTTATCGACGAGCCGATCACCGGCGCCGAGGCTCTGCTCAGCGGGCCCGAGGCGCACCACGCGCTGCACGTGATGCGTCTGAAAGCTGGCGACGGCGTCACGCTGTTCGACGGCTCGGGCGCCGAGTTCTCGGCCGAGGTGACAGCCGTCTCGCGGCGCGACGTGTCGCTCACGATCACGGGCCGCCAAGAAATCGACCGCGAGTCGCCGGTGCGGCTCACGCTCGGCGTCGCGCTCCCCAAGGGCGACCGCCAGAAGGTGCTCGTCGAGAAGCTCGTCGAGCTCGGCGCCGCGCGGCTGGTTCCTCTCACGACCGAGCGCAGCGTTGCGCTGCCCAAGGGTTCGGCGATCGAGAAACTGCGACGGCTGGTCATCGAAGCCTCGAAGCAGTGCGGGCGCAACCGGCTGATGGAGATCGCCGAGCCGGTGGCGCTCGGCGCTTTCCTCGACGAATCGGCCGACGCCGAGCGGCTCTTCGCCCACCCGCCTGAAGAGGCCCACGCGGAACGGGGGGGAGCGCCGTGGCCCGCGACCCAACGAGTCGTCGCGATGGTAGGCCCCGAAGGCGGTTTCTCCGACGCCGAAGCGGCCGCCGCCGTTGAGGCCGGCTGGCGGCCGGTGACGCTCGGCGAACGGATCTTGCGCATCGAAACCGCCGCGCTCGCCTTGGCGGCCCGCTGCTGCGGAATCCCCCTGTAGGGACCGCCCACTGTGGCGGTCCGAGCCCCGGCAGGCGAGCGCGCCCCTGGCTGCCCTGACAGGTGAACCGGTACCCGGGGCCGGATCGCCACAGAGGGCGATCCCTACAGGGAATGGCTTCACCTGTTGCGGTTCCAATCGAGAATGTGTGTATCAAACGCCGCACCAAATCCATGATTCACAGCTTTTTTGCGGTTCGGGGGGCGATTCGGGCACACTAAGGGGGTAGAGACGCGTCTTATCCCCGCTGAAAGATTCACCGCCGCCTAAGCTTGAGAGCCGCCGCCGATGGCACCCATCGCCCGCACCACGCGACCAGTCCACGGCCACCCGCCCGCCTGCGGCGCCGAGCCGGCGGGGCCGCCGCCCATCGCCGCCAGCGACGGCGAGTTGCTCGGCCTGTTCGTCCGCCGCGGCGACGAGAGCGCCTTTGCGATGATCGTCGACCGCCACTCGGGCCTCGTCTGGCGCGTCTGCCGCGAGGTGCTCATCTGCCCGGCCGACGCCGAAGACGCCTTCCAGGCGACGTTCCTGTTCCTGGCGAAGTACGCCCGCAACGTGCGGGCGAGCGACTCGGCCGCCGGCTGGCTGTTCCGCGTCGCCAAACGGACGGCCGTGGCCGCCAAGCAGCGGGCGCGGCTGCGTCGCGAGCAGGGGCTCGTCAGCGAGCCACTCGGCGAGGCGGAGGAGGCGTTCCCCGATCTCGTGCGGCGCCAGGGCGTCGCGGTGCTGCTCGAGGAGCTCGACAAGCTGCCCGAAAAATACCGCACGCCGATCGTGCTGCGCTACCTCGAGGGACGCAGCCGCCGCGCGATCGCCGATCAAACCGACACGACCATCGCCACGGTCCAAGGACGATTGGCCCGCGGCAAGCGGCTGCTGCGGATGCGGCTCGTGCGGCGGGGCGTTTCGCTCTCGGCCGTGATGGCGGCGGTCGGCTTCTCCGCCAACCGCGCCAACGCCGCACCGCCCGCCACGGTGGTGGCCGCCGCCACAACCGACGCGGTGGCGCTCGCCACGGGCGGCTCGCTGGCCGCCTCGGCGGCCGTGCTTTCCCTTTATCACCACGGAGTCCGCGCGATGTTCATTGCTTCGACCGTCAAGCCTAGCGCCTACGCCACGGCCGCCGTGGCCGCGCTGGCGCTGCTGTTAGCCGCGCCCCCCTCGGGCGCAGCGGGGCCGGGCGTCGCCGGGCCACAAGGACTGGTGCTCAGCGCGGCAGTCGCCGCCGAGGCGCCGGCCGACGAGAACGCGGCGTCCACGGTGCAACTGGCGGCGGCGCCCGTCGTTGTCTCCATTAGCGACACGGTGGCTGTTGAGTCGGGCACGTTGGACGTATCTCAGTCGCAGGGCGGCAGAGGGACCCTGTCGGTGAAGAACGGGACACTCGTCGTATTCGGCGAGAAAGACGAGACGCCGACCACTGAAAACACGACATCAACGCTCCTCGCCGCGGGCCCCGGTTCAGAGGGCAGCGATGAACATCTCGGCATGCAGGTCGAGGTCGTAGCGGCGCCCGGCGATGCGGTGGTCACCCAGCTCTTCGAAGCCAAAGATGTCTTGGGCGATATCCCCCTGGAGGATCTTGCCGCTTCGGTCCAGACCATTGTAGGCGCCGAGGAGGGGGAGCCAGAAACAATGGTCGAGGTCCGGCCGTTCGCCGAGGAGGGCACGTTGGTCGTCTCTGCGTCTAGGGCGGATCAGGCACGCGTGAACACGCTGCTTAATTTGCTGCGGAGGCAAAAAGCGGCGGCGATCGTTGACGCCTTCACCGAGATCGAGAAACGCGAGCAGATCGAGGTGGCGAAGAATCAGGCCGTGCAGTCCGAGGCCCAACCCGACTCGAAGACGCAGGGATTCAACGAGTCCTACGCCGCCGGTCCGTTCAACAATCCCCAGCTGCAAGGGACGAACCCAACTCCGCGGC
This genomic window contains:
- a CDS encoding ExeA family protein; translated protein: MYLQHWGLEASPFSTTPGVDEPYPSQPLDEAAARVDYLVQQRRRLGAVVGECGVGKSVALAAIEREQRDQGVEAVRVDGLGLSPRELLWRLATGLGAGADGADDAARLFRRVEDRLAENRWQRRSTLLLVDDADQLGPDGERMLARLARLEETAEARWTIVVALRPAALSRLNELLLHLVDLRVDLPAWTEEDTVGWVQTQLVEAGRYEPVFTDAALRRLHLLAEGKPRHVARLADYALLAGASARAASVTPEVMARVFNEIRWSPTAQAAGA
- a CDS encoding 16S rRNA (uracil(1498)-N(3))-methyltransferase, yielding MGDRFFIDEPITGAEALLSGPEAHHALHVMRLKAGDGVTLFDGSGAEFSAEVTAVSRRDVSLTITGRQEIDRESPVRLTLGVALPKGDRQKVLVEKLVELGAARLVPLTTERSVALPKGSAIEKLRRLVIEASKQCGRNRLMEIAEPVALGAFLDESADAERLFAHPPEEAHAERGGAPWPATQRVVAMVGPEGGFSDAEAAAAVEAGWRPVTLGERILRIETAALALAARCCGIPL